The following nucleotide sequence is from Bacteroidota bacterium.
TCAGGCTACCGCCGATTTGCAAACAATGACCAAATATAAACAAGTTGAATTGCAAGGTAACGATTGGGTTAAAACCGATACTGAAAAATATTTATTGATTATAAATGATAGGGACAGGCAGGCTATTCGATATATTAAACAAATGTATGGCAATAAAACAAGCGACGAGCTTATTAGGCATACTTATCTGAAATATCCGCAATATGCAATTAATAGTAAAATTGCTGAAGACAAACTTACATCAGAAGAATACCAAAAAGTAATTGAATGCAAACCAAAATCAGATAAAACTACGCTATTTACAATCGGTTACGAGGGGATTAGTCTCGAAGAATATATTAACAAGTTAATTGCTAATAATATTAAAGTTCTATGTGATGTTCGAAAGAATTCGTTAAGTATGAAATTTGGATTTAGCAAATCGCAACTGCAAAATGCTTGTAATGGAGTAGGTATAGAATATTATCATATGCCACAATTAGGAATCGATTCTGATAAACGACAAGAACTCAATATACAATCCGATTACGATAAACTTTTTATTATTTATAGGAATGATATTCTTACTCAAACAAAGAATTATCAGGATACAATAATTAAACTTTTAAATGATAAACACAGGGTTGCATTAACTTGTTTTGAGGCTAATATTAATCAATGTCATCGTAAACATCTCGCCGAAACATTAGTCAAACATCCTTCCTTCAATTGGGAATTGAAACATATCTAACATGGCGATTACCAAAGTTCTCATTACTGTTAAAACTTATCCGGCAATATCAAAAAAGTATGAAGAGCTAGTTTGTACTGCGGGGTTTCGTGAAGACGGTACATGGATTCGTATTTATCCAATTCAATTTCGAAAGAAGTCTTATAACGAACAATATTCAAAATATCAATGGATTGAAGTTGATTTAGTTAAAAATAAAAGCGATTTCAGGCCTGAAAGTTATAGACCTGTTTCTCACGAAACTGAAATAAAAATAGTAGGTGAAATTAAAGCCGACGGTAATACATGGACTGAGCGGAGAAAGATAGTTTTAAATAAAGTTTACGATAATTTATCGACTTTAATATCTGAAGCCAAGGATAAAGAAACTTGTACATCACTTGCGGTTTTTAAACCAACAAAGATTATTGATTTTGTTTGGAAAGAAGTAGAAAGAAATTGGACAAAGGATAAAATTGCCCAGTTTCAGCAGTTGAACTTATTTCAGAATGTCAATGATAAGAAATTTGAGGTAGTAAAAAAATTACCCTATAAGTTTTCATTTGTCTTTGAAGATATTAATGGCAAAAGAAGTACAACAATGATTGAAGACTGGGAAACTGGTCAATTATATTGGAATTGTTTCCGAAATCATGACGGAGATGAATTAAAAGCTTGTCAAGATGTTCGTAAAAAATATTTTGATGATTTTTCTAAAACAAAAGATTTGCATTTTTTCTTAGGAACAGCACAAACCCATCATTTTACAGGTAAAAATCCATTTATGATAATTGGAACTTTTCATCCCAAGAAACTGGAACAGTTGTCCTTGTTTTAAAGGTGATTTGTTAATAAAAGGTTGATATTTAATTACATCTATTTAGCGTTTAGATTCAACAATTTTAGAAATTGTATAACGTTATTGTAATAATTATTAACCTTTAAATCCAATTTTATCGTTGCTTCATCCTAAAGTATCAGGATTCGTGATGATATGCTTTTTTTAAGACTTAACTAAACATTATTGAATCCGAACTAATCAAGAGTCACTATTTTTAAAAATCCCCGAAGCAAATATACCGCAAGTGGTTTCTCTTCGACAATAAATGTGGCGGTTCCGGTCATTCCTTTGGTTACTTTCGAAGCCAGGCGGCCAGTATCGGTTATTTGCAGGCTTACAGGATAAAATCCATTGTCGGCCGGGCTGCTACTGATGCTCGAAACACTTGCATGCATGGTGCCATAATAATAATGCGGAAAACTTTCGAATTTGAGCACTGCTGGCGTTCCCGATTGAATATGGCCTACTTCTGCAGGACCGGCTTCGGAAAATACAACATATTGAAGACTACTTATTTTTATGCGGAGGAGTATTTCGCCGGCAGCAATTTCGTATTCGCTTTGGTTCCGCAAGGTTAAAACACCGCTGGCAGGACTTAGCAGAATAATTGAGTTGTCGGAAATTTCATGGGGTCCATAGCTTAATTCTATTTTGCGCTTTACAAGGTCAAGCTCATTGTTCACTCCGGCCAATTCGAAACTTAAATCGGCTATTAGTTTTTCTTTCGAAGCCTGAAGCTGGCGCTTACTGCTTTGCAACTGTTCGATGCGGTTTTCAATTTCGGCTATTTGGAGGGCATAGCGTTGCTGCACTGTGATTAGTTGCTGCCGGGCGTCTTGTAATTGTTTTAACGATTCTTCGAGCTGCAAATCAGAAATTACCTGCTCGTTTTTAAGTTCAATATTCCGCTGGTGTTGAAGATTTATGGTTTCCAGCTGACGTTGAAGATTCTCGCTCTCTTTCAACGACGCCTGCTCCAGCAGTGTTTTTTCCTGCCCAACAATTTTTAGTTCTTTCTGAGCATTCTCCAATCGGGTATCGAGAATAGCCATTTCCTTTTGGTGTGCGAGGGTGCGATTGGATTCGAAAAGTGCAAGAGCAGCTTTTTTGCTGTTATATTCTTCGAGGTAATTAATAATGCCAGGCGAAGTGATTTGTAACAGCCGATCGCCAGTGTTTACTGTATCGTCTGATTTTACATAATATTTTTGCAGGTACACCACTTCGGGATATTGAAAAATGATTTCGTTCAATCCGCCCCGCAGCTCAAAGGGGAGGTTCAGCTCACGGGGTATTTTTATAAACAGACTAAGCAGAATAAGTATAACAAACAGGGCAGTTCCAAAATAAATAAGCTGCCGTGCAATTCCCTTACTTATATCCTGAAA
It contains:
- a CDS encoding DUF488 domain-containing protein, producing MYYRRKILLALLEAFENRLDKISLQKLLMLLTKQQQKPDFHFVPYKYGCYSFQATADLQTMTKYKQVELQGNDWVKTDTEKYLLIINDRDRQAIRYIKQMYGNKTSDELIRHTYLKYPQYAINSKIAEDKLTSEEYQKVIECKPKSDKTTLFTIGYEGISLEEYINKLIANNIKVLCDVRKNSLSMKFGFSKSQLQNACNGVGIEYYHMPQLGIDSDKRQELNIQSDYDKLFIIYRNDILTQTKNYQDTIIKLLNDKHRVALTCFEANINQCHRKHLAETLVKHPSFNWELKHI